Proteins from a single region of Mus pahari chromosome 2, PAHARI_EIJ_v1.1, whole genome shotgun sequence:
- the LOC110317168 gene encoding metalloreductase STEAP4, whose translation MEKARADEFPLTTDSSEKQGVVCIFGTGDFGKSLGLKMLQCGYSIVFGSRNPQVSSLLPRGAEVLSYTEAASKSDVIILAMHREHYDFLTELVDSLKGKVLVDVSNNRKINQYPESNAEYLAQLVPGAHVVKAFNTISAWALQSGTLDASRQVFVCGNDSKAKHRVMDIARTLGLTPLDQGSLMAASEIENYPLQLFPMWRFPFYLSSVLCAFFFMYCAIREVIYPYVNEKTDATFRLAISIPNRVFPITALTLLALVYLPGILAAILQLYRGTKYSRFPNWLDHWMLCRKQLGLVALGFAFLHVVYTLVIPIRYYVRWRLRNTTITQALTNKDSPFITSYAWINDSYLALGILGFFLFLLLGITSLPSVSNMVNWREFRFIQSKLGYLTLVLCTAHTLVYGGKRFLSPSILRWGLPSAYILALIIPCAVLVMKFILIMPCIDRTLMRIRQGWERNSKYAQSALNGKSDI comes from the exons ATGGAGAAAGCACGTGCAGATGAGTTTCCTCTGACTACTGATTCCTCCGAAAAGCAAGGGGTTGTCTGCATTTTCGGAACAGGGGATTTCGGGAAGTCACTGGGATTGAAAATGCTTCAGTGTGGCTATTCTATCGTTTTTGGAAGTCGAAACCCCCAGGTATCCAGCCTTCTGCCCAGGGGGGCAGAGGTCCTGAGCTATACGGAAGCAGCATCCAAGTCTGACGTCATAATCCTGGCCATGCACAGAGAGCACTACGATTTCCTCACAGAGCTAGTTGATTCTCTCAAAGGAAAAGTATTGGTAGACGTCAGTAACAACCGCAAAATCAATCAGTATCCAGAATCAAATGCGGAATACCTTGCTCAGCTGGTGCCAGGAGCCCACGTGGTCAAAGCATTTAACACCATCTCAGCCTGGGCTCTCCAGTCAGGAACACTAGATGCAAGTCGGCAG GTGTTTGTCTGTGGAAATGACAGCAAGGCCAAACACAGAGTGATGGACATTGCTCGTACTCTTGGGCTCACCCCACTGGACCAAGGATCTCTCATGGCAGCCAGTGAAATCGAAAACTACCCTCTGCAACTATTTCCAATGTGGAGGTTCCCTTTCTACCTGTCCTCTGTGCTGTGCGCCTTCTTCTTCATGTACTGTGCAATACGAGAAGTGATATACCCCTACGTGAATGAGAAGACGGATGCTACGTTCCGCCTGGCCATTTCCATCCCGAATCGTGTCTTTCCTATAACAGCACTTACCCTGCTTGCCTTGGTGTACCTCCCTGGTATTCTCGCCGCCATTCTGCAGCTCTATCGAGGCACAAAGTACAGCCGATTCCCAAACTGGCTTGACCATTGGATGCTTTGCAGAAAGCAACTGGGCTTGGTAGCCCTGGGATTTGCCTTCCTTCACGTTGTCTACACACTTGTCATTCCTATCCGTTACTATGTTCGATGGAGGCTGAGAAATACAACCATTACTCAG GCCCTAACTAATAAAGACAGCCCATTTATTACTTCTTATGCCTGGATTAATGATTCCTACTTGGCGCTGGGAATCCTGGGAttttttctgttccttctcttgGGAATCACTTCCTTGCCATCAGTAAGCAACATGGTCAACTGGAGAGAGTTCCGGTTTATCCAG TCCAAACTGGGTTATCTGACCCTGGTCTTGTGCACAGCCCACACTTTGGTGTATGGTGGAAAGAGATTCCTCAGCCCTTCGATTCTAAGGTGGGGCCTTCCTTCGGCCTATATTTTGGCACTCATCATCCCCTGCGCAGTGCTGGTGATGAAGTTCATCCTCATCATGCCATGCATAGACAGGACCCTCATGCGCATCCGCCAGGGCTGGGAAAGAAACTCGAAATATGCACAATCAGCACTGAACGGAAAATCGGATATTTAA